A stretch of Lysinibacillus agricola DNA encodes these proteins:
- a CDS encoding NAD(P)-dependent oxidoreductase, with product MTEKLGFIGLGNMGLPMSINLLKAGYKVYGFDTNSQAMEQFKAEGGVGLATAREVAEQSDIIMTSLPTPQIVGQVYSSEQGIMHHAKKGSLLIDFSTVNPELNDSLHIEAQSLGLRYLGAPVSGGVIGAIHATLTIMVGGEKEDYQSGSGIFRIVGKNVYHLGTSPSVGTRIKLLNNLMIGFYTEAVAETIVLGEKMGIHADTLYDVLSNSYGQSRIYERNYVEYMKNENYQPGFSTNLLLKDLKLAKNMAEEAGVPLRIGEKLVDLYSDISQQGYGENDMSAAYLSLKEKCKIEQF from the coding sequence ATGACGGAGAAATTAGGTTTTATCGGCTTAGGCAATATGGGGTTACCAATGTCGATTAATTTATTAAAGGCAGGCTATAAGGTTTATGGCTTTGACACGAATTCACAAGCAATGGAACAATTTAAAGCAGAAGGTGGAGTTGGACTTGCAACAGCAAGGGAAGTTGCTGAGCAAAGTGATATCATCATGACGAGCTTGCCGACACCACAAATAGTGGGACAAGTGTATAGTTCTGAGCAGGGTATAATGCACCATGCTAAAAAAGGAAGTTTATTAATAGACTTTAGTACGGTAAATCCCGAATTAAATGATTCCTTACATATAGAAGCACAATCATTGGGATTACGTTATCTTGGGGCACCTGTTAGTGGGGGCGTTATAGGGGCTATTCATGCAACACTTACAATCATGGTCGGTGGTGAAAAAGAAGATTATCAAAGTGGGTCTGGAATATTCCGAATAGTCGGAAAAAACGTCTATCATCTCGGTACATCTCCAAGTGTAGGTACACGTATTAAATTACTTAATAATTTAATGATTGGATTCTATACAGAGGCAGTCGCTGAAACAATTGTACTAGGTGAGAAAATGGGTATCCATGCAGATACGCTGTATGACGTATTAAGCAATAGCTATGGTCAAAGCCGTATTTATGAACGTAATTACGTAGAGTATATGAAAAACGAAAACTATCAGCCAGGTTTTTCTACAAATCTATTATTAAAAGATTTGAAGCTAGCGAAAAATATGGCAGAAGAAGCAGGGGTTCCACTTCGAATCGGGGAAAAATTAGTGGATCTATATAGTGATATTTCTCAGCAGGGCTATGGAGAAAATGATATGTCTGCCGCTTATTTAAGTTTAAAAGAAAAATGTAAAATTGAACAATTTTAA
- a CDS encoding TetR/AcrR family transcriptional regulator, which yields MNSLTSRQLKALETREKLLKTSLDLFNKHGFEHVSVEQITKACNVSKGTFYTHFPSKYDVILEKFKELDSFYSTVEKNIDRTLPASEKILLLYQEQMKYLTNVVGKDLLRTVYTAAMTNQVEQDHYLVNPQRMIFQIMNTYIEEGIRLGEFRQDLEVSQFQAIIQRCMRANVYDWLIHNENFDLAAEMAQFTSIVLDGLKVENK from the coding sequence ATGAATTCACTAACTAGTCGACAATTAAAAGCATTAGAAACACGGGAAAAATTACTAAAAACATCATTAGACCTATTTAATAAACATGGATTTGAGCATGTATCTGTTGAGCAAATTACTAAAGCATGTAATGTATCAAAGGGAACGTTTTACACCCACTTCCCGTCCAAGTACGATGTTATTTTAGAAAAATTTAAAGAGCTTGATAGTTTTTATAGCACTGTGGAAAAAAATATTGATCGCACTTTACCGGCAAGTGAAAAAATTTTATTACTCTATCAAGAACAAATGAAGTACTTAACAAATGTTGTTGGAAAAGATTTATTGAGAACAGTCTATACTGCTGCGATGACAAATCAAGTGGAACAAGATCATTATTTAGTAAATCCACAACGAATGATTTTCCAAATTATGAACACTTATATCGAAGAAGGTATTCGACTTGGAGAGTTTCGTCAAGATTTGGAGGTTAGTCAATTTCAAGCAATTATTCAACGCTGTATGCGTGCAAATGTTTATGATTGGTTAATTCATAATGAAAATTTCGATTTAGCTGCTGAGATGGCACAATTTACATCTATCGTGTTAGATGGATTGAAAGTAGAAAATAAATAG
- a CDS encoding putative bifunctional diguanylate cyclase/phosphodiesterase: MKKYKESVAQFADYHQVIQLNPFDAVVCLRKVKTKAFEIVNFNDKLPSFIELQDVKATNAEHFFTEHCWLQLSNILQQELNMDQRLKIRTEHKVKTFFVHVQHLEKSVVAVILREKQNEEEPYLQFVEQHVSPVLTTDLQGRIIHQNVIATSLLSNEHHSLIGQNIFSLLESKYINEFKLLFAKTVEGSAFGMPKCLFKRQLLSKEPFYLRTHPTYFNGEIIGVHLFVKDATSFMNDHEAFYYLALMDELTGVWNRKAFKEHWLHHLNDKKHGKKQAALILVDIDRFKKFNESLGESKGDELMRMFSHRLRELCYSKCSLYRYNSDEFIFVLKDATINKIEHTANAILDALKQPFMIDEQEYFISVSIGISLSPADGKDLETLVRKADKALFSVKEHGRSHYRYYREDMTTIFPNEALMEAHLRRAIEFNELSIHLQPQMDLTNNSINSFEALLRWNNRKFGFVSPAQFIPIAEASGLIIEIGDWIIDEVCRYQKEWQMKGYRPVRIAVNISPKQFRKENFARKIKAALKKYNVPPELLEVEITESSMTNVHETFSILTELKQLGVYVSVDDFGTGYSSLSYLKRYPIDIIKIDQSFIADITKDDKNEAIIKAIISMSHNLGLEVVAEGIEEPSQVDFLKRHRCQKGQGYLYNKPLPVETVVEKYFVS, encoded by the coding sequence ATGAAAAAATATAAAGAGAGTGTAGCGCAATTTGCAGACTATCATCAAGTCATACAACTTAATCCATTTGATGCAGTCGTATGTTTGAGAAAAGTTAAAACAAAAGCGTTTGAAATCGTTAACTTTAACGATAAGCTACCGTCATTTATTGAGCTACAGGATGTGAAAGCCACCAATGCAGAACATTTTTTTACGGAGCATTGCTGGCTGCAATTATCGAATATATTACAACAAGAATTGAATATGGACCAAAGGCTAAAAATACGTACTGAACACAAAGTAAAAACATTTTTTGTTCATGTACAGCATTTAGAAAAATCAGTTGTAGCAGTTATTCTACGTGAGAAACAAAATGAAGAGGAACCCTATTTGCAATTTGTGGAACAGCACGTAAGTCCGGTATTAACAACTGATTTACAAGGTCGCATTATTCATCAAAACGTTATTGCCACTTCTCTATTGTCAAACGAGCATCACAGCTTGATAGGACAAAATATTTTTTCATTATTAGAGAGTAAGTATATCAACGAATTTAAATTACTATTTGCAAAAACTGTTGAGGGCTCAGCATTTGGTATGCCAAAATGCTTATTTAAGCGCCAATTGCTAAGTAAAGAACCATTTTATTTAAGAACGCATCCAACGTATTTTAATGGTGAAATTATTGGTGTACATCTATTTGTGAAAGATGCTACTTCATTTATGAATGATCATGAGGCCTTTTATTACCTAGCATTAATGGATGAATTAACGGGTGTTTGGAATCGCAAAGCTTTTAAGGAGCATTGGTTACATCATTTAAATGATAAAAAGCATGGAAAAAAGCAAGCAGCTCTTATTTTAGTGGATATTGATCGCTTTAAAAAGTTTAATGAATCCCTTGGTGAAAGTAAGGGTGATGAACTTATGCGGATGTTTAGTCATAGACTTCGTGAGCTCTGTTACTCCAAATGCTCGCTTTATCGTTATAATAGCGATGAATTTATTTTTGTTCTAAAAGATGCAACCATCAACAAAATTGAACATACGGCTAACGCTATTTTAGACGCACTAAAACAGCCATTCATGATAGATGAGCAGGAATATTTTATAAGCGTGTCGATCGGTATCTCACTTAGTCCTGCAGATGGCAAGGACTTAGAAACACTTGTACGTAAAGCAGATAAAGCATTATTCTCTGTAAAAGAGCATGGGCGATCACACTACCGTTACTATCGTGAAGATATGACAACTATTTTTCCAAATGAGGCATTAATGGAAGCGCATTTACGTCGTGCCATCGAATTTAATGAGCTAAGTATTCATTTACAGCCACAAATGGATTTAACAAATAACAGCATAAATAGCTTCGAGGCATTATTACGATGGAATAATCGCAAATTTGGTTTTGTGTCACCTGCACAGTTTATACCCATTGCAGAGGCATCAGGCTTAATAATTGAAATTGGTGATTGGATTATTGACGAGGTATGTCGCTATCAAAAAGAGTGGCAAATGAAAGGCTATCGACCAGTTCGAATTGCCGTTAATATATCACCAAAACAATTTAGAAAAGAAAACTTCGCTCGGAAAATTAAAGCTGCCTTGAAAAAGTATAATGTGCCACCTGAATTATTAGAGGTTGAAATTACCGAAAGCTCCATGACCAACGTCCATGAAACATTTTCAATATTAACTGAATTGAAGCAGCTAGGTGTTTATGTTTCGGTTGATGATTTTGGAACTGGCTATTCATCTTTAAGCTATTTAAAACGTTATCCGATAGATATCATAAAAATAGATCAATCATTTATTGCGGATATTACAAAAGATGATAAAAATGAGGCCATCATCAAAGCCATTATCTCAATGTCCCATAATTTAGGGTTAGAGGTCGTTGCTGAAGGAATCGAGGAGCCGTCACAGGTCGATTTTCTAAAACGCCATCGATGTCAAAAAGGGCAAGGCTATTTATATAACAAGCCATTACCTGTAGAAACCGTTGTTGAGAAATATTTTGTTAGTTAA